One Ostrea edulis chromosome 6, xbOstEdul1.1, whole genome shotgun sequence genomic window, GTGTGGTGTGTAGGTTCATCCATAATCAAACATGCTATGAGGGAGTCACTAGACAGACCAGGGGGGACAAGTCTAGGACTGGACAGATTAAACATGAATATCTGGTGGCAGGGATATTCAGGTTTGAAGTTACTTAAGTTAAATAAAAAACTAAATTGGCTTAAACATTTTGAAGCACCAGACATCATGGTCATTCATTGTGGGGGAATGATTTTGGGTCTTTAGATCTTTACACGCTCCTCTCCAAAATCAGGTCACAATTACAGTTGACTAAGACTCATTTTCCACAGTCAACCCTTGTTTGGTCATAAATCCTCCCACGTTTAGAATGGAAACATTCTGTGGATAGTAAAGCCATGGAGAGATGCCGGATTAAGGTGAATAGTATTGCAGCTTCCACTGCGTTAAAGTTAGGTGGTTGTTACATCAAGTACCCAGACTTAATCCATAACATTTCTCAGTTTTTGATGCCTGATGGGGTCCATCTTAATGAGATGGGTAATCCCATATTCCTAAATACTctacaagggggggggggcttgaaTTCTTCACTTTAAAACTAGGGCGGGTATATCCCGATGGTTTCAGTTAGAAAGGCGAATTGGTTGGTGGGGGTCGTCCAGTTGCTTGGGTGCTCCCCCATGTGTGGGATGACTCTGAACCATTGTAATTGGTTCACTGTCATGTGGCGTTTGCGCACACCAAAGCAACTGAGGCCTATAACCTGGGTATGATCTTGTGAAATTGTGACACTTGAACTGTGAACTCTGAATGTGAAACAAGTACGTATGCTTAATGTGGATTGACTGAGGCATACAACCTGGGTCTGATCTTTTGAATTTGTGACATTTGAACTGTGAACTCTGAATGTGAAACATTACATATGCTTGAGCTGTATTGACATTTATGTGCATATTCATGCAGTTGAGCTTTGTAGATAACATCCAATTTTACTTGGTATGCTTAAATAAATTTCCATAAATAAGTAACCATCCGCAGTTTACCCGGGGTGGTCATTTTTTATGCAGTCTATATATATGTGTGAACCTTTGTTGATTTGAATGATGTTGTATTTGATTTTGATAATGTTGTGTGGGTTTGCCCATGTGTTTTGTGTTGAATGGCAtcccacaaatttaaaaaccaCGGCCAATGTTCGCcaaaataaatctaaacaaGCGTTCTGCTTTATGTTGGTGTTTTCTCTGTataaataagtgatttgaggtcctcattttcaactacatcaacatcaccagtaatgacatgtcaagctgcactatagttgaaagaaaatgaagaacaagaacatgtaggTGGTCTATAtttaggcactgcaaagtttgtttatcatcaaaaagtttggatgcaatagtagaagtatgagacacagggtgtagacttaaacttgaaattattcataaacttctacgtgagaagagaaattatcttgctgtgaccttcaattcgacgacgtttagatatatcgacgacgttttatctcttaacaataatacttttcattcatatgtcgattcgatacttccctgtaaactcgaaataaaagaaaccacaaagtcgtccacttctgcttatacttggatattttattgaaagtagatattaacggcaatcTAAGAACGCAacgttatgacaaacgggatgattttagcttctccttcgtcaacttctcatagcTATGTACCAAAATTCCATTAtgacctacatatggtgtttatatctctcaaccgaGTCGAAGAAGCAAGAACTTGTTCTTCGTTCACTTTTTAGATTGAagaagctactgacaaacaagtcgatggtacaaatgtttcaacaatctcgtttaaaatcagcatttcgcaaattgtaagGTCGTTtcaacaatctagtttgccaatacaatatattgttggatcaaatgctgacttgtttcatacctattgttagtccgttctcggcacactgattttgactacggataactctgtttacctgatcaagatatagagctcacggcgtgtgctcggtctacaggggatgcttactcctcctaggcacctgatcgcacttctggtatatccaggggtccgtgtttgcccaatgttccattttgtattgcttataagagtaatgagattgaacactgttcgatATCATCACCTTTCTcaaaaaaaatgaaaggaactaatttacatgttttattttatttttttatttcatattttcgtagtacatatatatatatatatatatatatacatacatacatattttgacaCTGTATCAATGAGTCTGAAGTAGACTGATACTGCAGTAGGGTTGTATGTAATTAgtgatataaaaacaaaatccatAACTTCACTCCCTATGTCGTTAAGAAGTATTTAATGTATGAAATAAGCTTGAAACATGAACCTTGAATAAccttaaaataatacaaatagGACCACTTTTCCTCAAGTTAAATGTAACCTTGTAACCAATGTAACCTTGTAACTAATGTACCTTAAGACAATACAAGTAGGTCCACTTTTCAAAGGTCAATACAAGAAAGATATTTGCACTTAATTTAACTTTTCCATACGCCACACTAAATGCAGCGGATGCTTTTTCCTCTTCAGAGATTGTGTAGGTCAAGCATCAAGCAATCACGAGGAAATCCATGCAATAGTAAACAAATAATATCATGTGGAACAGAAACGTCTTTTATGATCTTATGAATGATATATCATGTGAAAGAGAAATATGATACAGGTAATGATTTTATGTATCAGAAACGTTGTTAACCTTGTGTTGAACAAACCATTTGATAGATTGATACATGTGTAGTTCTCCATTAAAATCGTCTTTATTGACCTATGACGTGTTAACGGTATGTTAGAATCTGGGTCGAGATAGCAGTGAGTTGACTGTCACGACCTTTTTTATTCTTCCTGTTACTGCACTTCGGTTCTGAACTTCCTCTTCTACAATATCCATTATTTCTACGATATTTTTcctacaaaataatatttttcaacaataTCCATTATTTCTACGatatttttcctataaaatAATAATCTTCTACAACATCCATTATTTCTACCATATTTTTACTACAAAATGATACAaatttatttcacatttatcTCAATAACAGTCTTTGCAATATTTCCAACCAATACTTTACAGATCTACAAACCTTTTTTTCTCAGTTGCTTAACGATATGACCTATTTAAGTCGTACATAAAGTATGGAATAATTCATACATTTATGAGGAGACAGACAGCGACAATGTGAAGCGGAGGAAGGAGGCGTAGCATCATACCAATTTCCGCTGTCTGTATGGTTTTGTCAGACCAAGACATAAAACTGTGCCATTCAGTCGAATGAAAGTTCACCGAAAGTTCTGGAAAGATGACTGAATGACAGCGCTCCACCATTCAGTCAGCGGTCAGACACCTTTCGGCACTTAACCCTAACCCCGCACCTTTCGGTTTATAGAATGGTATATTTTCATCCTGAGTAAATTTAAATGCTCAACGAAAACGGTTTGCTCATAAAAGACAGAGAAACTAGTTTTTCATGAAATCACATGCTCTTATCAAAGTAATTGATGGTTCGACAAAATCTGAAGAAACCAATGTGTAAGTTACTTACTGTCGGCAATGCGTTTCATAAAACGCTTTTAAACACCAATATATGACTGAAATTAAGGTTAAGGCCTCGTAATGTTTGTTGTTAAATGAAGATTTCTACGTACCGGGTATATATATAGAGATAACGGAATGTATATGATAATATCCATCAATTAAGAAATGTCCATATTTTATACAGCTATATCTACCAAACATTTCCAACAGAAAAATACGAGAAATGACACtttccataatttttacaagGATTACTACAAGATTAATGCTTATTAATTACCAGTAAATTCTACTTACGAGTCATAGTGATCTCTTAAATTTTCAAACAGGACTGGTAAAAATATCCCCCCTTGTCTTTTCTCTCCAACTTCCATCCCAAGTGTGCTCGAGTAGGCTACCATGAAATTATTGTCATGGGGTTCAAGATCACTCGTGCGTGGATCTAATAGcatcataaaaatacatattaaGTTCTTTCTCTCCttatctctttttctctctcatcTTTATCTTGTTTTTACTTTGTTAAGAATATGCTTTATCTATATTTCACCTCGCCTGGTCTTGATCTGTAGTTCCGTGGGCGGATCCCAATCTCCTTCATCTATGACTGTGGTGATGACTAGGGTATACTGTGTGTCAGTCCATAGATCCCGGAAATAACAAGCGTAACTATATTTGGCATCAGGAGTACTAATGATCTCAGCTTCCATTGGTcgcatattttcattttggagGCGGGCTCTATAATTAAGACTCTCGGTGTCTGCTGGCACAATGGCCTCATCCCAGTACACGCGGATGCCGCGCTCGTGGGCATCTATCTGTAAGTTCTGGGGACCTATTCAAATCATATTTCACAAATACACATTTTAGTTTGCTTAAAAAGAAATGGCACAATTTCCTCTGTCTGTCACTTATGCATAATAATGGCAAAGTGTATGGTTTTCTCAGGTACAGGGGCGCAAGCACGTAGAATAAAGGTGAGGGGCATATGGGTTtacacccacccccacccccacccccaacttTTAATAACACGACCATGTTTTTGTTATTGtgtaatgcaaataaagatGTATTGGGTGACTGCCCCTTTCATTTGTAATAGCAGTGATGAATGAAAAGAAGGAGAGGGCGTTCGtagttttaagaacttgtgctcaaTTCTTTTGCTATAActagacaataaaatatgttcaaatcaatgaaacgaatgttaaaaaaatatgagTCATAGTTCCAGGAGAGGATTGCAAACACCTCCCTACAATATATGAAAAAGATAGGGGAAACATTCGAGTTAGTCAGTCATAGAAAAATGCACCCCCGAGTTAAGATAATTTTGAAGATTAAGTAAACCTTCCTTTTTCATTTATCTAGAAATGCCATGCaacagttgtaggtgaagtaccatacATTTAGGCTCACTGTTACgaccgtaacagtgagggttcttaaaCGTGCCAACGcatgccgcgacacgggacctctattttaaggtaatatccgaaagacccgggACTTTCATTCTAAATGCCGAcagtttggcgaaggaacaatcatTAATTTTAGGTTAGACGCGGCAATGGCACAAGCGGGGTTCGAACTAACGATATCCCAGTCACTAAGCGAACTCTCTATCACTGAGCTACATGTACCATCTCAGTTATATGTTGAGTAAAATATTATATGTGAAATGTTTGTTTTGGAAACCATTTATACTTTGTAGACGTGAAACAGAAGGAAATTGTGCATTATAATTTCAAATAGTTATGAATTAAACTACGTGACGTGAAAATTACTGACCACATCTTGGAGTATGACACTCTATAGAATCGGTTGGATCGCCTTTAATGCCATCTTTTTCAGCCGTTACCCATATAGTATACACTACATCGGGTATCATCTCCGTCAGAGTATACTCTTCTTTTCTCGTCTCAATGGTACTTATAGGGGCATTCTTTGATTGATACGAGATGATGTACTTGTAAGTCTTTCTGATCGAGATGTTTGGAGGATCCCAAGCCAGCTGAATCTCAAATGGGGTTATATGTTTCAATGAAAGTCCTCGAGGCTGATCTGAccgggagaaaaaaaaaaaggaattgtAAGATCAATGACAAGAAATGAGTCTAAAAGTCACAGTAATTTTGATACAATACTTACGTTTTGATAACGTTTTGACGGTCACTTCATTCAAAATTTTCGATCTCCCTGCAAATATTCTTATTACATATTCCTTATTACTAAGTAAAAAGTTCAGAACGTGAATTTGATTCTCCTCGCTTTCATTTAGAAGCAGCTCAGTTCTTTTGAAGTTGCTTGCTGacttttctttgtattttgcaaaataaggCGGCTGTCTGCCTTCCAATGACAGAGGCCAATATATCGTAATGGAATCGTATGAAGTGGAGACTGCCGTTAACTTTTCAGGTTCCTCACCTGGAAGTTTAGAGGTTGTATTTTaacaaattcaaacatttcatgATGCAATAGAAACTTACAAATGCAAGGCCTCTCTAGAATGTCAAAACATCTTGTAAGAAAAATTTTGTGATCACGTGTAATTTGTTTGCTGTAatctgcatacatgtacctttttcTTTGATGATGTACTTAGTTTGCGTGGGTAGTCCTCGCTTCTTCTGGGTCGTAGCCTGTATGGACCACACACTTATCTTGTATGTCACATCTTTTTGGAGTTTGTCGAGGACACAGCTAGTTTTCTTGGCAATTATTTCATGAGTTTTTGTATGAATCCTCTGGTCACTTAAACTATAACAATTCACGAGATAGTTCAGGTCAGTGGTTGGAAAAGATTTTGGGGGTTGCCACGTGACTTCCAATTCTTCTTGTGACAGTTCGTTGACATGGACATCCTGAGGGTATTGACCTGAGAAGAACCCGGATATAAACGTCAGTGAACAGACAAGCGGTGAAATGTATGGTGAGAAATAACCTATAGAATATCCATGTTCCTTGCAGGCTCAATGTATAAATGAGGTACTAGCGTTTTCATTACGTGGTTATAATCTTTGATATCATGAGTCTCGATTTACGGCAATATGGAATATTAGACGATACAGATAGGCATGATaggttacatgtacaaaatgttttggTGACAAAAGGAAATTATCACCAAAATCATGTCAATAGAATGTAACGCCCTATTTTATAGAAATAATACATTCACACACCAATGTAAGTTAACTGTCAATGGTAGGATTAGATATAGTATACATTTTCACAAAATCAGACAGAAAATGCTTTACTTTCAAGGACAAAATGTCTAAACAACAATTTGATATTCATTTCCACtaatgaaaaaatgaattaaaacattAATAGTAACCTAGTGGTTCAAAGTACGATTTGTATATGACCTTATGGTAATTATTTCCAAAACATTAATTCCGTAGGGAtccgggatagaataggtcctcagtaccctttgttTGTCGCAAGAGGATACTAAATATGACAGtccctcggatgagaccgcaaaaaccgaggtcccgtgtcacggtagatGTGACATGATGACAATACCTCTcgactcaaaggccgtaagtgcagAGTATAGACCTAAATACCctcaaaatcataaaataacGAATATGATAAATTGTCCCAAATGGTGGCTACGTATTCTGATATGGGTCTCAAGAAAAAGAAGTGGGTGTTTTGCAAGGCGCTCCGGCCCCGAGTAATTATTGGTGTTGCATCATACTTCAGGCATTATAGGATTTTATCACGCCACCAACTCAACGTTATATCCTAAGGAAACTTAAAACAATGACATGCTTAAGTCATCTGGGTAAattcgggtgacctattgcaattggtcagcgTTCTTCATCGTCCGTCGTATCTACAAAAACtgaacattttaacttcttgatttTGTGGctattttaattctttttaaacttaatatgaagcatttttgggacAAGTGGGACATGGATTGAAAAATTTAGGACTCCTGTACAGTTGGGGCCATAGTGGTAAGGCAAAAACTATCtcaaatttaccaattttcataaatcttctCAACAATGGCATATCTTTAAGAAACACTAAACACATCATGATGTAGAGCAAggaggtctctaccaaaattgtaaatttcatgatcctctgGATAGAGGTTCCGACTCCAGAGCGGTGCAAAagttggtatatatagtgtatttgTGTTAAGCATTTAAATCGTTAAAATCTTTATTGTTGTTGACACTAAATGGAAACTACTAGTATATAGATACTTAAAAGGATtaggtactccttacaaatattgtaaatttcatgatcccacgGGATAGGGGCTTTGGttccaggatggggccaaaattattatagtaatTATGCTGAactgttgtaaaaattaaataaatatttaggaAAATCAGAAAAAGgtgtaccaaaatttttaatttcaaaaccCCAGGGTTTTGTCACTAGGGTAGGTCCAAAGTAATGATATCGTGGTAATGtcacatatgtacatgtacacatattgtataaagtctttcatcagtataggcactcTCTGaagcatttaagttttaagaacacttcttgttttatactgttgctgaatataaTAATGTAGCTTATATATGCAGTACGGGAATTTGTTTCCCTAGAAATCATAGCCGTAGGGCTAGTGATACTTCTGACTAATACTCAGATAACCAATAAGGACTATGGACTAGTggtacttttaactaatactcaggtgactgataggGCCTatgggctagtgatacttttaactaaatacCCAGGTGagcgataaggcctgtggacctcttgtatTTATTAGATAACCAATTGCAGTGTGTTGGCTCCCTTTAGGTACTCGAATTGCGTTTACAATTTTACATTGATTTGAAGCTTTTAATATCTCTAGGGATAAATTGAAAATCCCATTCGTGGTTGAGGGGACGCTTGTTTTAACAACATTGGATATACGTCCACAGGTCCTGTGGGGCGGTATTCAGCTTCACATATGTGACCAAATTTATCccctgtatatacatgtaccaatgaGATATACATTTCCAATTTCCATTATTTGCTGAGACAATtcaacatttgatattttaccTTGTCATATGATTTAGATGAATGGTACCTACCAgttttttctgttttaattgGATGAACATCAATGAAGAAAAATTTAGGCTTTTCACTGAATTGCACCCAGTTTGCTCCATTTAACATGGAGAATATTTCCTGATAATCTATCACTTCTTCGTCCATTGTCCTGAAGCCTTCTATACTTCCGTAACTAAGGATGATGCAAATAAACATTTTGTGATTATAAAAATCAAGTCTCTGGCGAAGCTTGTCAATTTCGTTCAGAATTGTCGCCCTTGttccattttttattttcctcaCATGATCGCCTTCGACTTTCCAATCGCGTTCAAACAATCGAGTAATTTCGccttaaagaaagaaaaaaatcgaTTTTATTTATTGATCATAATGATAGTAAAGAAACCACCTTTTTCAGATACTCTGCTAACTTTAACTTTATATAAGTAACAAATTTAGCAAACTTTCTGAAAGTATCGCTATTTTTTCGAAACAATATGTTGGAAAAACAAACGTTATGCAAAGGGTAATTACTCTTATAAAGATATAGCAAAACCTCAAAGTATAATGGACAAAATGTTGATAACGAAGTGGACATATATATACGTGACTGAAGGCCGGAGAACAACACGGGGAGGGTTAATtcaatagtatatatatataaagtaggaaaatatgcagttcaaaatatattcaaatcactagcgctttctgtattttaacatccatcctcaggtaaatataaaatattgaatattgaatatttgcattcacctgaggatggatgttaaaatccagaaacatcaatcctcaggtgaataaaaataaatctcaaATCTAATATTCTATGCACTGctttatacattgtacaataaTGTGTTGTTGCGAATAATTATTAGTCATCAACAGGTCTTTcttttaaagataatattttCAATACTCGTTTTTGACAAGTATGTTATTCAATGTTTCTCGATCCAAATTGAAAAAAGAGTCCACAATTCAGATTAGTGAAACACTTACTTTGAACTTTTGTAGCTGCTGAAAGTTGAGGGGATCTTGTAAACATCTCATTAGAAATTACCAAAAGAATTCCTGCAAaaaagatatgaaattgatcgTTATTGTCGTTTTTCATAAATAGGAAACTTTGAATGCATAGTATCAGAAAGTGtcatatatgaaaggtgaagataatgaacagtcatcaatctcacaatccctataagcaatacaaaatagagatttggacaaacacagacccctggaaaaaccagaggtgggatcaggtgcataggaggagtaagcattctctgtcgaccggtcacacctgccatgagccgTATATCATAAATGTTTCATTCTAAATGACAGTTGcttaaattaatgaagtatctTCATTATGCTTCATATTAAGCTGAAATCATTGAATATGATGCCCTGTATATGTCTATATATTGAAGTAACATAAGAagtatttcatgttttattttcGTGAAATTTTCATACATTATATTTAGTAATTTTCAGATAAAGgtctcacggcgagtgtgaccggtcgacagtggatgcttacccctcctagacatctgatcccacctctgatatatccaagggtcagtgtttgcccaagtttctgttttgtattgcttatagaagttatgagattgatcactgttcgttatcttcacctttcatgaaggtTCTTGCAGAGAAATATTCGTggtaattttaatttacatgtatcgCTCATGTAAACCATTGATTTTTGGATATGCTCTTTCTGGATGTCTAATTAGTTTCCAGATATAAATACTAATAAAGTTAAGGATAGTTTTAAATCATCTCAAGAATTCCTGAAAGAAATCCACCAAACTttggtaaaatatgaaaacaaatcaccCTTCGTTAATTAAACGTAAGGGAAAGATTCGCTGTATACCCGGTAGGATTCTGTAAAACCTCGTCTTAACCTGCTAATTTGCTCGTTGCAATTACTTCTTTTACCACAAGGAATTCATCAATATCTAGACTATTCAAACCCACATATATCCTcaagataataataatgaatattaGAAATGAATGTTCCTTACTTTTAGGACAATTTTTCCTTCTCACTGGTTTTAGGACATCTGTGTGATGAACAGAAAGATACATGGATTATGTTAAGtacattacattttaaaatatttcaaatctgcAAACGGTACAGCTAGCTCTGCTTCAAAGGTAAGGTTATAATACAGTGATTTTACAACTTTTTCCTAAACCTTTATGGGGGTCTTTCATTGgttttattttacaaagatATCAATCATCTATTTCGAATACTTCCGCCACAAATTGATGACAGTTACAGGATGGACATATACATTCACATCTTTGTTTATGTCC contains:
- the LOC125683798 gene encoding uncharacterized protein LOC125683798 encodes the protein MDSSNDDEKEKLKNKDLAKAPQKPLQTLPEEPSDLKSPDEVLTPTNLKADLAANEILLTWGPPQGLKGHQVSYEVEWKKTTDTTWSKAVTKENRFLLKNLAAETDYDMKVSAYERTIEPPPPEEEPEEKEKKLFEKMTLFPEGSTVSQAGSELEAFTERTKEISKLLAELERTLAFQKRINKGEKIPKHLESKLHLDVLKPVRRKNCPKRILLVISNEMFTRSPQLSAATKVQSEITRLFERDWKVEGDHVRKIKNGTRATILNEIDKLRQRLDFYNHKMFICIILSYGSIEGFRTMDEEVIDYQEIFSMLNGANWVQFSEKPKFFFIDVHPIKTEKTGQYPQDVHVNELSQEELEVTWQPPKSFPTTDLNYLVNCYSLSDQRIHTKTHEIIAKKTSCVLDKLQKDVTYKISVWSIQATTQKKRGLPTQTKYIIKEKGEEPEKLTAVSTSYDSITIYWPLSLEGRQPPYFAKYKEKSASNFKRTELLLNESEENQIHVLNFLLSNKEYVIRIFAGRSKILNEVTVKTLSKHQPRGLSLKHITPFEIQLAWDPPNISIRKTYKYIISYQSKNAPISTIETRKEEYTLTEMIPDVVYTIWVTAEKDGIKGDPTDSIECHTPRCGPQNLQIDAHERGIRVYWDEAIVPADTESLNYRARLQNENMRPMEAEIISTPDAKYSYACYFRDLWTDTQYTLVITTVIDEGDWDPPTELQIKTRRDPRTSDLEPHDNNFMVAYSSTLGMEVGEKRQGGIFLPVLFENLRDHYDSKNIVEIMDIVEEEVQNRSAVTGRIKKVVTVNSLLSRPRF